One Megalopta genalis isolate 19385.01 chromosome 5, iyMegGena1_principal, whole genome shotgun sequence DNA window includes the following coding sequences:
- the LOC117226947 gene encoding uncharacterized protein LOC117226947 isoform X4, which translates to MVLSSFVSEMQNGCMVPSAKDLDNSVSLARSLTSHHPSLSHHHSHHSLHSPSGVSIHSSGSAHHHLDEKGSSPTGALHSTTNSNPSTPSAPSTPTTVANGSATGLETGAGNGSSNSANKKPPYSYVALITMAIQHSVEKRATLSEIYAYITGRFPYYQMDKKGWQNSIRHNLSLNECFLKVPRDGASGSKGNFWVLDPKFADMFEHGNYRRRRRMKRPYKDTSYRKPLYGDPYSATHVHLGPRGFFGHSSPSYAPSTYTRYDTGAWSLQQSQLSYSHCQSLQPQLQPIQSMQIPTINGYGQLGTSLTFQGNYLDVPGATASSPGSMGNGSFGSSFTTCARRHEAAMSTETMSARCYWPEMVNVKEEPGSVAVSSTGVTGVGVPSAMMGSSPTTGVSTTGFAPMEFQSRSKCFM; encoded by the exons ATGGTCT TGAGCAGTTTCGTGTCGGAGATGCAGAATGGGTGCATGGTTCCGTCAGCGAAGGACCTGGACAACTCGGTAAGCCTGGCCAGAAGTCTGACGTCTCATCACCCCTCTCTGAGCCACCATCACTCCCATCACAGCCTGCACAGTCCCTCGGGTGTGTCGATACACTCCTCCGGCTCTGCTCATCATCACCTGGACGAGAAAGGTTCCTCCCCTACCGGGGCCTTGCACAGCACCACTAACAGCAACCCCTCGACCCCGTCGGCCCCGTCTACGCCGACCACGGTGGCCAATGGATCTGCCACGGGGTTAGAGACCGGGGCCGGAAACGGTAGCAGCAATTCTGCTAATAAGAAACCGCCGTACAGCTACGTGGCTCTGATCACGATGGCGATACAACATAGCGTCGAAAAAAGGGCGACCCTCAGCGAGATTTACGCGTACATCACAGGAAGATTCCCCTACTACCAAATGGACAAGAAGGGGTGGCAGAACTCTATTAGGCACAACCTGTCCCTCAACGAATGCTTCCTCAAGGTACCGCGCGACGGGGCCAGCGGGAGCAAGGGCAACTTCTGGGTCCTAG ACCCTAAGTTCGCTGACATGTTCGAGCACGGTAACTACAGGCGGCGCAGACGCATGAAGAGACCTTACAAGGATACTTCTTATCGCAAACCCTTGTACGGGGATCCCTACTCCGCCACGCATGTTCATTTAGGGCCTAGGGGCTTCTTCGGCCACTCGTCGCCATCGTATGCGCCATCCACCTACACTAGATACGACACTGG CGCCTGGAGTCTGCAGCAGTCCCAGCTCTCCTACAGCCACTGTCAGTCG CTGCAGCCTCAGTTGCAGCCGATTCAGTCGATGCAGATACCAACCATAAACGGCTACGGTCAATTGGGCACCTCTCTAA CGTTTCAAGGCAATTACCTGGATGTTCCAGGTGCAACAGCGAGTTCACCGGGTTCAATGGGCAACGGCTCTTTCGGCAGCAGCTTCACCACCTGTGCCAGGAGACACGAAGCTGCCATGTCCACGGAGACCATGTCTGCCCGGTGTTATTGGCCTGAAA TGGTGAACGTCAAGGAAGAACCTGGTAGCGTAGCAGTGTCCAGCACAGGTGTGACCGGTGTTGGAGTACCATCCGCTATGATGGGATCCAGCCCAACAACCGGGGTCTCCACGACAGGCTTCGCTCCCATGGAGTTCCAATCGCGGTCAAAGTGCTTCATGTGA
- the LOC117226947 gene encoding uncharacterized protein LOC117226947 isoform X5 — MQNGCMVPSAKDLDNSVSLARSLTSHHPSLSHHHSHHSLHSPSGVSIHSSGSAHHHLDEKGSSPTGALHSTTNSNPSTPSAPSTPTTVANGSATGLETGAGNGSSNSANKKPPYSYVALITMAIQHSVEKRATLSEIYAYITGRFPYYQMDKKGWQNSIRHNLSLNECFLKVPRDGASGSKGNFWVLDPKFADMFEHGNYRRRRRMKRPYKDTSYRKPLYGDPYSATHVHLGPRGFFGHSSPSYAPSTYTRYDTGAWSLQQSQLSYSHCQSLQPQLQPIQSMQIPTINGYGQLGTSLTFQGNYLDVPGATASSPGSMGNGSFGSSFTTCARRHEAAMSTETMSARCYWPEMVNVKEEPGSVAVSSTGVTGVGVPSAMMGSSPTTGVSTTGFAPMEFQSRSKCFM, encoded by the exons ATGCAGAATGGGTGCATGGTTCCGTCAGCGAAGGACCTGGACAACTCGGTAAGCCTGGCCAGAAGTCTGACGTCTCATCACCCCTCTCTGAGCCACCATCACTCCCATCACAGCCTGCACAGTCCCTCGGGTGTGTCGATACACTCCTCCGGCTCTGCTCATCATCACCTGGACGAGAAAGGTTCCTCCCCTACCGGGGCCTTGCACAGCACCACTAACAGCAACCCCTCGACCCCGTCGGCCCCGTCTACGCCGACCACGGTGGCCAATGGATCTGCCACGGGGTTAGAGACCGGGGCCGGAAACGGTAGCAGCAATTCTGCTAATAAGAAACCGCCGTACAGCTACGTGGCTCTGATCACGATGGCGATACAACATAGCGTCGAAAAAAGGGCGACCCTCAGCGAGATTTACGCGTACATCACAGGAAGATTCCCCTACTACCAAATGGACAAGAAGGGGTGGCAGAACTCTATTAGGCACAACCTGTCCCTCAACGAATGCTTCCTCAAGGTACCGCGCGACGGGGCCAGCGGGAGCAAGGGCAACTTCTGGGTCCTAG ACCCTAAGTTCGCTGACATGTTCGAGCACGGTAACTACAGGCGGCGCAGACGCATGAAGAGACCTTACAAGGATACTTCTTATCGCAAACCCTTGTACGGGGATCCCTACTCCGCCACGCATGTTCATTTAGGGCCTAGGGGCTTCTTCGGCCACTCGTCGCCATCGTATGCGCCATCCACCTACACTAGATACGACACTGG CGCCTGGAGTCTGCAGCAGTCCCAGCTCTCCTACAGCCACTGTCAGTCG CTGCAGCCTCAGTTGCAGCCGATTCAGTCGATGCAGATACCAACCATAAACGGCTACGGTCAATTGGGCACCTCTCTAA CGTTTCAAGGCAATTACCTGGATGTTCCAGGTGCAACAGCGAGTTCACCGGGTTCAATGGGCAACGGCTCTTTCGGCAGCAGCTTCACCACCTGTGCCAGGAGACACGAAGCTGCCATGTCCACGGAGACCATGTCTGCCCGGTGTTATTGGCCTGAAA TGGTGAACGTCAAGGAAGAACCTGGTAGCGTAGCAGTGTCCAGCACAGGTGTGACCGGTGTTGGAGTACCATCCGCTATGATGGGATCCAGCCCAACAACCGGGGTCTCCACGACAGGCTTCGCTCCCATGGAGTTCCAATCGCGGTCAAAGTGCTTCATGTGA
- the beta'COP gene encoding coatomer subunit beta' isoform X1: MPLRLDIKRKLTARSDRVKSIDLHPTEPWMLCSLYQGNVNIWNHETQTLVKTFEVCEVPVRTAKFVPRKNWVVTGADDMLIKVFNYNTLERVHSFEAHSDYIRCIAVHPTQPFILTSSDDMLIKLWNWEKAWIGQQVFEGHTHYVMQIVFNPKDNNTFASASLDRTVKVWQLGSSTANFTLEGHEKGVNCVDYYHGGDKPYLISGADDKYVKIWDYQNKTCVQTLEGHTQNISAVCFHPELPIILTGSEDGTVRIWHSGTYRLESSLNYGFERVWTIACMRGSNNVAIGYDEGSVMVKVGREEPAVSMDSLGGKIVWAKHSEVQQVNLKALGEEAPDGERLPLVVKDMGACEIYPQTIQHNPNGRFLVVCGDGEYIIYTSMALRNKAFGQASEFVWAADSSQYAVRESNTTVKVFKTFKEKKSFKPDFGADGIFGGFLLGVSSGSGLSFFDWDTLKLIRRIDIQPTHVYWAENASLVALATSDQYFILKYHADTVADAPENSEDIEDAFEMVAEMSEVVKTGLWVGDCFIYTNSVNRVNYFVGGEVVTISHLDRPMYLLGYVPRDNRLYLCDKELSVVSYSLLLSVLEYQTAVMRKDFETADRVLPTVPKEHRTRVAHFLEKQGFKEQALAVSTDPEHRFELALALGDLTTAHTLAKEANSQQKWRQLASLATQKGKLCLAQECLHQAQDFGGLLLLATSTGNADMIQKLGNDSDDMGKNNISFLSYFILGDFDKCLEILIKTDRIPEAAFFARTYVPSRISCIVKLWKEKLSAVNEKAGQSLADPEQYENLFPGYSEALKVEQFLREESRKKIPASAFPMVQPNVERKPVEDMLAAEQTNRFTYKSGNIGASEPEVPSTEVLTDRLLDLDIGKVATPSTEMPAVPEKTRTTSSSRPLTVDDDDLDLDLEIDDTIDTTGVTLDDDLLEED, encoded by the exons AAGAGCATAGATCTTCATCCGACAGAGCCCTGGATGCTCTGTTCCTTGTACCAAGGAAATGTTAATATTTGGAACCATGAGACGCAAACGCTGGTTAAAACCTTCGAAGTCTGCGAAGTCCCAGTCAGAACAGCCAAATTCGTACCTAGGAAGAATTGGGTTGTTACCGGAGCAGACGACATGTTAATTAAAGTTTTCAATTACAACACATTGGAGAGGGTACACTCCTTCGAAGCGCACAGCGACTACATTAGGTGCATAGCAGTGCATCCGACGCAACCATTTATATTAACTAGTAGCG ATGACATGTTGATCAAATTATGGAACTGGGAGAAGGCGTGGATAGGGCAACAAGTTTTCGAGGGGCACACCCATTACGTAATGCAAATTGTGTTCAATCCGAAAGACAACAATACGTTTGCCAGCGCCTCCTTAGACAGAACAGTGAAAGTATGGCAACTAGGTTCCTCCACAGCTAATTTTACGTTAGAAGGTCACGAGAAAGGTGTCAACTGCGTGGATTATTACCACGGCGGTGACAAACCGTACTTAATATCGGGAGCCGACGATAAATATGTTAAGATTTGGGATTACCAGAACAAGACTTGTGTACAGACACTGGAGGGACATACGCAGAATATTTCAGCTGTTTGTTTCCATCCAGAATTGCCGATCATTCTTACCGGCTCGGAAGATGGAACAGTGAGGATATGGCACTCGGGAACCTACAGATTAGAATCCTCCCTGAACTACGGCTTCGAGCGAGTGTGGACGATAGCCTGCATGCGAGGCTCCAACAATGTTGCAATCGGTTACGACGAGGGCAGCGTTATGGTGAAGGTTGGCAGAGAAGAGCCAGCAGTCTCCATGGACTCGTTGGGTGGTAAAATCGTCTGGGCCAAACACAGTGAAGTACAACAAGTCAATCTCAAGGCCTTAGGGGAGGAAGCGCCGGACGGGGAACGGTTGCCGTTGGTGGTGAAAGACATGGGTGCTTGTGAAATTTATCCGCAAACCATCCAACACAACCCTAATGGGAGATTCCTGGTGGTCTGCGGCGATGGAGAATACATTATTTACACGTCCATGGCACTAAGAAACAAAGCGTTCGGTCAAGCATCGGAATTCGTATGGGCCGCAGACTCGAGTCAGTACGCTGTCAGAGAGAGCAACACCACTGTTAAAGTCTTCAAGACCTTCAAGGAAAAGAAAAGCTTCAAACCCGACTTCGGGGCTGACG GCATTTTTGGTGGATTTTTGTTGGGAGTATCTTCAGGATCAGGCCTATCCTTCTTCGACTGGGACACGCTGAAATTGATTCGCCGTATAGACATTCAACCGACGCACGTTTACTGGGCAGAAAACGCTTCACTGGTAGCACTAGCCACATCCGATCAATATTTTATCCTTAAGTATCATGCGGATACCGTTGCAGACGCACCAGAGAATTCAGAAGACATCGAGGACGCATTCGAG ATGGTCGCTGAAATGAGCGAAGTGGTGAAGACGGGTCTCTGGGTCGGTGATTGCTTCATTTACACGAACAGCGTGAACCGGGTGAACTACTTCGTCGGCGGAGAAGTGGTGACCATCTCGCATTTAGATAGACCCATGTACCTGCTCGGTTACGTGCCCAGAGACAACAGATTGTACCTGTGCGACAAAGAGCTATCCGTCGTCTCCTATTCTCTGTTGCTGTCCGTGCTCGAGTATCAAACGGCGGTGATGCGAAAAGACTTCGAGACCGCCGATAGAGTGCTACCGACGGTACCGAAAGAACACCGCACCAGGGTCGCACACTTCTTGGAGAAACAGGGATTCAAGGAGCAGGCATTAGCTGTGTCGACAGACCCAGAGCACAGGTTTGAGTTGGCTCTGGCGTTAGGAGATCTCACGACAGCCCACACGCTTGCCAAAGAAGCTAACAGTCAGCAAAAATGGCGACAATTAGCGTCCCTGGCTACTCAGAAAGGCAAACTGTGCTTAGCGCAGGAGTGTCTGCATCAAGCACAAGATTTCGGGGGACTTCTGTTGCTGGCGACCAGCACCGGAAACGCGGACATGATACAGAAACTCGGCAATGACTCGGACGACATGGGGAAGAACAATATCTCGTTCCTGTCGTACTTTATTTTAGGAGATTTTGACAAATGCTTAGAAATCCTCATCAAGACAGACAGAATACCCGAGGCCGCGTTCTTCGCGAGAACGTACGTGCCCAGCAGGATCTCGTGTATCGTGAAACTCTGGAAGGAGAAGCTGTCGGCAGTGAACGAAAAGGCTGGGCAGAGCCTGGCCGATCCAGAACAGTACGAGAACCTGTTTCCAGGGTACAGCGAAGCGCTCAAGGTAGAACAGTTTTTAAGGGAGGAGAGTCGGAAGAAGATCCCAGCCTCCGCGTTCCCCATGGTCCAG CCGAACGTGGAGCGAAAACCCGTGGAGGACATGTTGGCGGCAGAGCAGACGAATCGATTCACTTACAAATCCGGTAACATCGGCGCCAGCGAACCGGAAGTGCCATCTACCGAAGTTTTGACCGACAGGTTACTGGATCTGGATATCGGTAAGGTAGCAACTCCGTCCACCGAGATGCCGGCCGTTCCGGAGAAGACGAGAACCACCAGCAGCTCGAGGCCGCTGACGGTGGACGACGATGATCTGGACCTAGATCTCGAGATCGATGATACCATCGACACGACT GGTGTGACTCTCGACGACGACCTTCTCGAGGAAGATTAG
- the beta'COP gene encoding coatomer subunit beta' isoform X2, with protein MPLRLDIKRKLTARSDRVKSIDLHPTEPWMLCSLYQGNVNIWNHETQTLVKTFEVCEVPVRTAKFVPRKNWVVTGADDMLIKVFNYNTLERVHSFEAHSDYIRCIAVHPTQPFILTSSDDMLIKLWNWEKAWIGQQVFEGHTHYVMQIVFNPKDNNTFASASLDRTVKVWQLGSSTANFTLEGHEKGVNCVDYYHGGDKPYLISGADDKYVKIWDYQNKTCVQTLEGHTQNISAVCFHPELPIILTGSEDGTVRIWHSGTYRLESSLNYGFERVWTIACMRGSNNVAIGYDEGSVMVKVGREEPAVSMDSLGGKIVWAKHSEVQQVNLKALGEEAPDGERLPLVVKDMGACEIYPQTIQHNPNGRFLVVCGDGEYIIYTSMALRNKAFGQASEFVWAADSSQYAVRESNTTVKVFKTFKEKKSFKPDFGADGIFGGFLLGVSSGSGLSFFDWDTLKLIRRIDIQPTHVYWAENASLVALATSDQYFILKYHADTVADAPENSEDIEDAFEMVAEMSEVVKTGLWVGDCFIYTNSVNRVNYFVGGEVVTISHLDRPMYLLGYVPRDNRLYLCDKELSVVSYSLLLSVLEYQTAVMRKDFETADRVLPTVPKEHRTRVAHFLEKQGFKEQALAVSTDPEHRFELALALGDLTTAHTLAKEANSQQKWRQLASLATQKGKLCLAQECLHQAQDFGGLLLLATSTGNADMIQKLGNDSDDMGKNNISFLSYFILGDFDKCLEILIKTDRIPEAAFFARTYVPSRISCIVKLWKEKLSAVNEKAGQSLADPEQYENLFPGYSEALKVEQFLREESRKKIPASAFPMVQPNVERKPVEDMLAAEQTNRFTYKSGNIGASEPEVPSTEVLTDRLLDLDIGKVATPSTEMPAVPEKTRTTSSSRPLTVDDDDLDLDLEIDDTIDTTCF; from the exons AAGAGCATAGATCTTCATCCGACAGAGCCCTGGATGCTCTGTTCCTTGTACCAAGGAAATGTTAATATTTGGAACCATGAGACGCAAACGCTGGTTAAAACCTTCGAAGTCTGCGAAGTCCCAGTCAGAACAGCCAAATTCGTACCTAGGAAGAATTGGGTTGTTACCGGAGCAGACGACATGTTAATTAAAGTTTTCAATTACAACACATTGGAGAGGGTACACTCCTTCGAAGCGCACAGCGACTACATTAGGTGCATAGCAGTGCATCCGACGCAACCATTTATATTAACTAGTAGCG ATGACATGTTGATCAAATTATGGAACTGGGAGAAGGCGTGGATAGGGCAACAAGTTTTCGAGGGGCACACCCATTACGTAATGCAAATTGTGTTCAATCCGAAAGACAACAATACGTTTGCCAGCGCCTCCTTAGACAGAACAGTGAAAGTATGGCAACTAGGTTCCTCCACAGCTAATTTTACGTTAGAAGGTCACGAGAAAGGTGTCAACTGCGTGGATTATTACCACGGCGGTGACAAACCGTACTTAATATCGGGAGCCGACGATAAATATGTTAAGATTTGGGATTACCAGAACAAGACTTGTGTACAGACACTGGAGGGACATACGCAGAATATTTCAGCTGTTTGTTTCCATCCAGAATTGCCGATCATTCTTACCGGCTCGGAAGATGGAACAGTGAGGATATGGCACTCGGGAACCTACAGATTAGAATCCTCCCTGAACTACGGCTTCGAGCGAGTGTGGACGATAGCCTGCATGCGAGGCTCCAACAATGTTGCAATCGGTTACGACGAGGGCAGCGTTATGGTGAAGGTTGGCAGAGAAGAGCCAGCAGTCTCCATGGACTCGTTGGGTGGTAAAATCGTCTGGGCCAAACACAGTGAAGTACAACAAGTCAATCTCAAGGCCTTAGGGGAGGAAGCGCCGGACGGGGAACGGTTGCCGTTGGTGGTGAAAGACATGGGTGCTTGTGAAATTTATCCGCAAACCATCCAACACAACCCTAATGGGAGATTCCTGGTGGTCTGCGGCGATGGAGAATACATTATTTACACGTCCATGGCACTAAGAAACAAAGCGTTCGGTCAAGCATCGGAATTCGTATGGGCCGCAGACTCGAGTCAGTACGCTGTCAGAGAGAGCAACACCACTGTTAAAGTCTTCAAGACCTTCAAGGAAAAGAAAAGCTTCAAACCCGACTTCGGGGCTGACG GCATTTTTGGTGGATTTTTGTTGGGAGTATCTTCAGGATCAGGCCTATCCTTCTTCGACTGGGACACGCTGAAATTGATTCGCCGTATAGACATTCAACCGACGCACGTTTACTGGGCAGAAAACGCTTCACTGGTAGCACTAGCCACATCCGATCAATATTTTATCCTTAAGTATCATGCGGATACCGTTGCAGACGCACCAGAGAATTCAGAAGACATCGAGGACGCATTCGAG ATGGTCGCTGAAATGAGCGAAGTGGTGAAGACGGGTCTCTGGGTCGGTGATTGCTTCATTTACACGAACAGCGTGAACCGGGTGAACTACTTCGTCGGCGGAGAAGTGGTGACCATCTCGCATTTAGATAGACCCATGTACCTGCTCGGTTACGTGCCCAGAGACAACAGATTGTACCTGTGCGACAAAGAGCTATCCGTCGTCTCCTATTCTCTGTTGCTGTCCGTGCTCGAGTATCAAACGGCGGTGATGCGAAAAGACTTCGAGACCGCCGATAGAGTGCTACCGACGGTACCGAAAGAACACCGCACCAGGGTCGCACACTTCTTGGAGAAACAGGGATTCAAGGAGCAGGCATTAGCTGTGTCGACAGACCCAGAGCACAGGTTTGAGTTGGCTCTGGCGTTAGGAGATCTCACGACAGCCCACACGCTTGCCAAAGAAGCTAACAGTCAGCAAAAATGGCGACAATTAGCGTCCCTGGCTACTCAGAAAGGCAAACTGTGCTTAGCGCAGGAGTGTCTGCATCAAGCACAAGATTTCGGGGGACTTCTGTTGCTGGCGACCAGCACCGGAAACGCGGACATGATACAGAAACTCGGCAATGACTCGGACGACATGGGGAAGAACAATATCTCGTTCCTGTCGTACTTTATTTTAGGAGATTTTGACAAATGCTTAGAAATCCTCATCAAGACAGACAGAATACCCGAGGCCGCGTTCTTCGCGAGAACGTACGTGCCCAGCAGGATCTCGTGTATCGTGAAACTCTGGAAGGAGAAGCTGTCGGCAGTGAACGAAAAGGCTGGGCAGAGCCTGGCCGATCCAGAACAGTACGAGAACCTGTTTCCAGGGTACAGCGAAGCGCTCAAGGTAGAACAGTTTTTAAGGGAGGAGAGTCGGAAGAAGATCCCAGCCTCCGCGTTCCCCATGGTCCAG CCGAACGTGGAGCGAAAACCCGTGGAGGACATGTTGGCGGCAGAGCAGACGAATCGATTCACTTACAAATCCGGTAACATCGGCGCCAGCGAACCGGAAGTGCCATCTACCGAAGTTTTGACCGACAGGTTACTGGATCTGGATATCGGTAAGGTAGCAACTCCGTCCACCGAGATGCCGGCCGTTCCGGAGAAGACGAGAACCACCAGCAGCTCGAGGCCGCTGACGGTGGACGACGATGATCTGGACCTAGATCTCGAGATCGATGATACCATCGACACGACT TGCTTCTGA